A genomic window from Planctomycetaceae bacterium includes:
- a CDS encoding ABC transporter permease gives MKRVLVLAFKDLKLITRDKLGMFFMLVFPIVMALFFGSIMGGFSDAGSRSLTVAVVDLDRSDFSEKFVSALSENDSVAVTAMERDSAIDSVRRGKHVGVIILPPKFGRTAGVFWKESPAIEVGVDPSRKAEAGMLHGLVMQSMGQLVMSRFQNPAALKPLIEESKQQIAADDSIPPTMRPVLATLMNSTLAMFDSLEAVRQSAGSEAGSDDSHLNPAGGGFQFANVRQIDVSRQVEPGSQAAMLQKVRSGWDISFPQAMVWAILACVAGFATLIVREQTLGTQTRLLVAPVSRPQLLAGKAVACFICLVLVLTMMTLIALILGMRPERWDLLVMAIGSIGVCFVGLMLPLSLLGRTEQAVSGAVWGVCTVLAMFGGGMIPVVFMPQFVQKLSNYDPVKWAVYSMEGAIWRGFTFGEMLLPCGILVGVGVAAAALGSWMISRREM, from the coding sequence ATGAAACGCGTTCTTGTTCTGGCATTCAAAGATCTGAAGCTCATCACGCGAGACAAGCTGGGCATGTTTTTCATGCTGGTGTTTCCGATCGTGATGGCGTTGTTTTTCGGGTCGATCATGGGAGGCTTCAGCGACGCCGGCAGCCGGTCGCTGACGGTGGCGGTAGTCGATCTCGACAGGTCAGATTTCTCCGAAAAGTTCGTCAGCGCGCTTTCGGAAAACGATTCCGTCGCAGTGACAGCGATGGAACGAGACTCGGCGATTGACAGTGTCCGAAGAGGAAAGCACGTCGGTGTGATCATTCTGCCGCCGAAATTCGGCAGGACGGCGGGAGTCTTCTGGAAGGAATCTCCCGCCATTGAAGTCGGTGTGGACCCTTCCCGGAAGGCCGAAGCGGGAATGCTTCACGGGCTGGTGATGCAATCGATGGGGCAACTGGTGATGTCTCGCTTTCAGAATCCGGCCGCACTGAAGCCGCTGATTGAGGAATCGAAGCAGCAGATTGCCGCCGACGATTCGATACCGCCGACGATGCGTCCGGTGCTGGCCACACTGATGAATTCGACTCTGGCGATGTTTGATTCGCTGGAAGCCGTCCGGCAATCGGCTGGCAGCGAAGCAGGCAGCGACGACTCGCACCTGAACCCGGCGGGCGGCGGATTTCAGTTTGCGAACGTTCGACAGATCGATGTGTCTCGCCAGGTGGAACCGGGATCTCAGGCGGCGATGCTGCAAAAGGTGCGATCGGGCTGGGACATCAGCTTTCCTCAGGCAATGGTGTGGGCGATTCTGGCCTGTGTCGCCGGCTTCGCAACTCTGATCGTTCGGGAACAGACACTGGGCACTCAGACTCGGCTGCTGGTCGCACCGGTCAGCCGTCCGCAGTTACTGGCCGGCAAGGCAGTCGCCTGCTTCATCTGCCTGGTGCTGGTGCTGACAATGATGACTCTGATCGCGTTAATCCTGGGCATGAGGCCCGAGCGGTGGGATCTTCTGGTGATGGCGATCGGTTCGATCGGAGTCTGCTTCGTGGGTCTGATGCTGCCGCTGTCGCTGCTGGGGCGAACGGAGCAGGCCGTGTCCGGAGCCGTCTGGGGCGTCTGCACCGTGCTGGCGATGTTCGGGGGCGGCATGATTCCGGTGGTCTTTATGCCGCAGTTCGTCCAGAAGCTAAGCAACTACGACCCGGTGAAGTGGGCCGTCTATTCGATGGAAGGCGCGATCTGGCGAGGCTTCACGTTTGGGGAAATGCTGCTTCCGTGCGGCATCCTGGTCGGTGTCGGCGTCGCAGCCGCGGCGCTGGGTTCGTGGATGATTTCTCGGCGGGAGATGTAG
- a CDS encoding glycosyltransferase, whose translation MISIVFVIPTLDQSGAERQLTLLATNLPKDEFRVHVIALNRGGYYAAELQRHGISVDILQKRFRFDPLTFMRLKHRLRQLQPDIVQSYLFAANAYVRMPLVVPATSRVIVSERCVDSWKSGWQLRIDRWLVNRTDAMTANSASVAAFYRDTVGVPEDRIHVIPNAVTHTADESAKRDLRTELGLPDDVRLIGFVGRLARQKCLKDLVWAFQLLHQIVDQKVALVLIGDGPERDAIAEFAVNMDCRDKLYLTGHRDDAAQLIADLDVFCLPSSFEGMSNSLMEAMACGVPVAVSDIPANLELVTDGETGLTFPLGNSPELAKVLKRLLTDAKLSQRLSGAAKKRIVEHHSVEQLVSRHRNLYRQLLHGRTRQ comes from the coding sequence TTGATTTCGATCGTCTTCGTTATTCCCACGCTGGACCAGTCCGGGGCCGAGCGGCAACTGACGCTGCTGGCGACAAATCTGCCGAAGGACGAATTCCGGGTTCATGTGATCGCGCTGAATCGAGGCGGCTACTACGCGGCGGAACTGCAGCGGCACGGCATCAGCGTCGACATTCTGCAGAAGCGATTTCGATTCGACCCGCTGACGTTTATGCGACTGAAACACCGGCTGCGCCAGTTGCAGCCGGACATCGTCCAGTCCTATCTGTTCGCTGCGAATGCGTACGTGCGAATGCCGCTGGTCGTTCCCGCGACGTCGCGCGTGATCGTTTCCGAACGCTGCGTCGATTCCTGGAAGAGTGGTTGGCAACTGCGAATTGATCGATGGCTGGTGAATCGTACTGATGCCATGACCGCGAACTCCGCCAGCGTCGCTGCGTTCTATCGCGACACTGTTGGCGTTCCGGAAGACAGAATTCACGTGATTCCGAATGCCGTGACTCACACCGCGGATGAATCGGCGAAGCGGGATCTGCGAACGGAACTCGGACTGCCCGACGACGTGCGCCTGATCGGTTTTGTCGGACGTCTGGCACGGCAGAAGTGTCTGAAGGATCTGGTCTGGGCGTTTCAACTGCTGCACCAGATCGTCGATCAAAAAGTCGCGCTGGTGCTGATCGGTGACGGTCCGGAACGCGACGCCATCGCGGAATTCGCGGTCAACATGGACTGCCGCGACAAGTTGTACCTGACCGGACATCGCGACGACGCGGCTCAGTTGATCGCGGATCTGGACGTGTTCTGTCTGCCGAGTTCGTTTGAAGGCATGTCGAACAGTCTGATGGAAGCCATGGCGTGCGGAGTTCCGGTTGCCGTCAGCGACATTCCCGCGAATCTGGAACTGGTCACGGATGGAGAAACCGGGCTGACGTTTCCGCTGGGGAATTCTCCGGAACTGGCGAAAGTTCTGAAACGGCTGCTGACCGACGCGAAATTGTCCCAACGTTTGTCCGGCGCTGCGAAGAAACGGATCGTAGAACACCACAGTGTCGAACAACTTGTCTCCCGTCATCGGAATCTTTACCGACAACTGCTGCACGGCCGGACAAGGCAATGA